One Streptomyces sp. CG4 genomic window, CCTGGTGGCCCGCGCCATCACACTGGTGGAGTCCACGCGCCCCCAGCACCGTTCGCTGGCACAGGAGTTGCTGACGCAGCTCCTGCCGCACAGCGGCCGGGCGCGGCGGATCGGCATCAGCGGGGTGCCGGGTGTCGGCAAGTCGACGTTCATCGACGCGTTCGGCACGCTGCTGACCTCGCTGGGCCACCGGGTCGCCGTCCTCGCGGTCGACCCGTCCTCGACCCGCACCGGCGGCTCCATCCTGGGCGACAAGACGAGGATGGAGCGGCTGGCGGTGGACCCGGCGGCCTTCGTCCGCCCCTCCCCCAGCGCGGGCACCCTGGGCGGCGTCGCGAAGGCCACCCGGGAGTCGATGGTCGTGATGGAGGCGGCGGGCTACGACGTGATCCTCGTAGAGACCGTCGGCGTGGGCCAGTCGGAGACCGCGGTGGCCGACATGGTCGACTCCTTCCTCCTGTTGACCCTGGCCCGCACCGGGGACCAGCTGCAGGGCATCAAGAAGGGCGTCCTGGAGCTGGCCGACGTGATCGCCGTCAACAAGGCGGACGGCCCGCACGAGCGGGACGCGAAGGCCGCCGCCCGCGAACTGGCGGGCGCGCTGCGGCTGATGCACGGCAAGGAGGCGTTCTGGACCCCGCCGGTGCTCAGTTGCAGCGCCCGTGAATCGACCGGTCTCGAACTGGTCTGGGAGCGCCTCGAACAGCACCGTGCGCTGCTCGACTCCGCCGGGCGGCTGACCGCCAAGCGGCGCGACCAGCAGGTCGGCTGGACCTGGGCGATGGTCCGCGACGAACTCCTCGGCCGGCTGCACGCCGACCCGGCGGTACGCGAGGCCGCCCCGGACCTCGAACGGCAGGTCAGGGAGGGCCAGTTGACCGCGACACTGGCGGCGGAACGCATTCTGGCGGCCTTCGAGGGGCGTACGACTCCTCCGTCCGGGGCCTGAGTCCGGCCGATCCGGCCCGCCGCGCAGTAGCGCGCGGCGGGCCGCGCCTTTTTCCCCACACACGCACCACGCCCGGCATGTCGGCTGCCGATCTCCAGGAGCAGCAGCGCTGAGGCGAGACCGCCCCGCCTCCCCGAGTTTCCTTTGAAATTCCCGAAGACATCGCGTGCATTGTTGTGCAGCTAGGTGCACACACAGCTTGCTGCACGCGATGCCGGTGGCGAGGCACCCCGGGAATGCGACAAGGTGATTCACGTGCTCGCCGCACACGTGCACCGCGACTTCCGCACCCCCATCCGATCGGTCCTTTCGGGATGTGCACCCATGAATTCTGATAGCCGCCCGGATGATTCGCTGCCGACGCACAACTGGTGCGCTGAGTAGAACGAATTGAGGAACGATGCAGATTCTTGACACGCCGGCCGAAGACACCACCGATTCCATAACCGATTCCATATCCGAAGAATTACTGCCGGGTGACATCGGCGGGCACCACCGTGTGCGCTGGACGAGCACCCCCGACGAACTCCTGGGCGAACTTCCGCTGACCCGGGCCGCGGCCCGCTCGGTGGGCGCCGGCCGGGTGATGACGCGCCGTGTGCTGAGCGGCGCGGACGACCGTCTGCTCGTCGTGGTCGGTCCGTGCTCGGTCCATGACGTGAACGCCGGTCTGGCCTACGCGAAGTCCCTGTGCGAACTCGCCGGCGACCTGGCCGAGGATCTCGCGGTGGTCATGCGGGTGTACGTCGAGAAGCCCCGTACCACGGTCGGTTGGACCGGGCTGCTGTGCGACCCGGCGCTCGACGGCACGCTGGACCTCGACCGGGGGCTGCGCACCTCCCGGACGCTCATGCTGGAGATCGCCGAACTGGGTCTGCCCATCGCGACGGAGTGGCTGACCCCGGCCGTTCCGCCGTACCTGGCCGACCTGATCTCCTGGGGGGCCATCGGCGCCCGGACCGTGGAGAGCCAGGTGCACCGCCAACTGGCCAGCGGACTCCCCATGCCGGTGGGCATGAAGAACGGCAGCACCGGCTCCCTGAGCGTCGCCCTGGACGCCATCCGGTCCGCGGCCGCTCCCCACGCCTATCTCGGACTCGGCCGGGACGGCAGGCCGGTCACGCTGCGCACGAGCGGCAATCCGCACTGCCACCTCGTGCTCCGGGGTGCGTCGGGCCGGCCCAACTACCACGCCGAGAACGTGCGTGAGGCGGCGCGGCTGCTGGCGGCGACCGGGCTGCCGGCAGGCCTGGTCATCGACGCCAGCCACGGCAACAGCGGCAAGGACCACGTACGACAGGCCGGGGTCGCCCGGGAGATCGGCGAACAGGTCGCGGCCGGTGACACGGACATCCGCGGCGTCATGCTGGAGGGCTTCCTGATCCCCGGACGCCAGGAACTGGGCGCGGGCGAGCCGGTGTTCGGCCAGAGCGTCACCGACGCCTGCATGGGGTGGGACGCCACCGTGGACGTGCTCCACGACCTCGCGGCCGCGGCCCGCCGGCGCCGCGCGGTGCGGACCCGCACGCGCTGACCCGCGTCCCGCCCCCCCGTACGCCCGCGACTCGCCGGAAGGAACAGGAGAGCGAGCATGCTGGACATCCCCGCGCTGGGTCCGACAGGGCCCTACCGGACCCGGAACCGCACCACCGTGCCGGACGCCTCGGGCAGCCCGGCCCTGGCCCTGGCATCGGTCCCGGGCCTGGTCGTCTCCCACTGGATCGAACAGCTCCGGGCCCACCCGCCCCTGCCTGTCACGCAGACCGCGGCGGTGCTCGGGAAGGCGGCCGCCGTCTTCGAGTCCGAGGAGATCGCCGGAGACGGCCTGGACGCCCACGAACGGCGTGTGGCGGCGCTCACGGGCACGCCCTTGCCGGTCGTCCGCGCCTGCGACGCCCTCATCACGGACACCCTGCGCGACGTGGGCCGGGCGCCGTCCTCGGCACGGCCCACGGGCTGCGCCCCGGTCGGCACGACCCCCTTTGAGGCGCCGTCGGCGGGCGCCGCCTGGTGCCGTACCGGGGACGTCTTCGCCGTGCACGCGGCGGGCAACAGCCCCGGCGTGCACGCCATGTGGCTGGAGGCGCTGGCGCTCGGCTACCGGATCGTCGTCCGCCCCTCCCACCGGGACCCGCTGACCAGCTTCCGCCTCGTCACGGCACTGCGCACCGCGGGCGTACCGCCGACGCAGCTGGTCGTGGCCCCCTGCGACCACGCGACGGCGGACCTGATCGTCGAGCGCTCGGACCGCGCTCTCGTGTACGGCGGTCAGGACGTCGTGGACAAGTACCGCAACCGCGCCGACGTCCGGCTGCAGGGGCCGGGCCGCTCGAAACTGGTGGTGGCCGCCGACGCGGACCGGGACACCGGGCTGGACATCGCCCGCACAGGCGCGCTCGATCACGCGGGCACCGCGTGCACCGCCACCACGGGCGTGCTGGTCGAACGGGACCCCTCGGGCTTCGCCGCCGAACTCGCCGCCGCGCTGGGCGAGGTGGCGGCGGCCCACCCGCTGGACGACGCGGCCGTCCTGCCGTGCATGCCGCGGTCCGCCGCGCAGCAGCTGACGTCCGCGGTCCTCGGCCGGGCCGGGGACGCGATCGTGCACCTGGCCCCGAGGGCCGTACCGCTCGGGGGCGAGGGCTCCCTGACGGCCGTCACGCCCGCCGTCGTGGAACTGGCGTCCGCGAGGGACCCGTTGCTGTCGTACGAGATGCCCTTCCCGTGTGTGTGGGTCGCCCCCTTCGAGCGGGCCGCCACCGACGTGCTCGACGGCTCGCTGGTGCTGTCGCTGCTGACCGGGGACCGAGAGCTGGTCGCCGCGGCCACCGGGCTCACCGGGGTCTCCAACGTGTACGTGGGCAGGCCCACTTCCTGGACGCACCCGGACGTCCCGCACGACGGCTTTCTCGGCGCGTTCCTGATGCGCGCCAAGGGACTGGCCCACGGCGGCCCGCTGACGGGGCGCGTCGGCGCCCGCGGCTCATCCGCGATCGAGGAGTGACATATGAAGATCAATTCCAGGACCGGCCTCGACTACATGGAGCGGATACGGCAGGAGGTGACCGCCGGCGGCCACGGCGGCGGCTCCGGAGAGGCCTTCCTCACCGCGAAGCTGGCCGAGGTCTGGCAGCGTGCCGCGGGGACGAGTGCCTACGCCTCCCTCGGCGCGTTCTCGATGCGGGCCTTCCGCGACCTGCCCGCGACGTCCAAGGACGACCTCAAGGCCCGGCCGCTCGACTATCTGCGGGTGCCGGTCGGCGAGGGGCTGAAGTACTACCAGACCACGGGGACGACAGGGATCCCCACGCCCACGCCCCGCACGGCCCGGGACATGATCGCCAACACCGTGTCCGTCGCCGAAGCCTGGCGCACGCTGCTCGCGGGCAGCGGTCATCGCGCCCTGATCCTGCTGCCCTCGGACATCGTGCCGGTCGCCGACCTGATGGTCGGTGTCTGCGAGTTCCTGGGGGTCCCGCACGTCAAGGCCTACCCGTACACCACCGGGATCTCCGACTGGGACCGCATCGTCGGCCTGTGGGAGGTCTTCCGGCCGACCGTCGTGTTCGTGGCGCCCGGGGTGCTGCTGCAGTTCTCCCAGATCATGAAGCGACGCGGCCTGCTCGACCAGCTGCGCCGGTCTGTCGAACTCCTCATGCTGCTCGGGGAGGTGAGCACGCCGGAACTGCGCGCCATGGCCGGACAATGGTGGAACGCCCGTGCCTACGACGCCAGTTACGGCAGCACGGAGAGCGGCACGCTCGCCGCGTGCTGCGCGCGGGACCGGCTGCACCTGCTGCCCCGGGCCAACTACTTCGAGATCGCCGGCGAGGACGGCCTCGCGCCGGCCGAGGCTGGGCGCGAGGGCCGGCTCGTCGTCACCCCGCTCAACAACGACGCCCGTCCGCTCCTCCGCCTCGACATGGGTGACGAGGTGTCCCTGACCGACGGCTGCCCCTGCGGCGCGACGACCCCGGTGGTGACGGTCCACGGCCGGGGAAGCGACGGCACCGGGATCAAGGGCAGCCGGGTGCGCACCCGCGACCTGGAGGGCATCGTCTACGCGAACGGGGACGTCATGGGCTACCTGATCGAGGTCGACGAACGCGGCACCTGGGCCAGGCTGCTGCTGGAGCGGGATCCCGGCACCGATCGCGAGGCCGAGCCCGCGAAGGCGGACCTCGTCCAGCGGCGCACGGACGAGCGCCTCGGCTTCCGGTGGGACGAGGTCCGGTTCGTCAACCGGCTGCCGGTCACGACGAAGAGCGGCGGCTCCCAGAAGAGCTGGAAGCGCTCGAACTTCCGGGTCGTCGACGAGGTGGTGCCGGCATGAGGTACGACACGCTGCTGCGGTCGTCCGGGGTCGTCTCCGGGGAGTCCGACCTGTGGTGCACCTACGCGGCCGTACGCACGCTCGGCTGGCTCGGCCGCATCGAGGACCTGCCCGCCCCCGAGACCGTCGCCGGCTTCCTCGCCTCCCGGCAGAACTCCGACGGCGGATTCGCCTGGTCCGCCGGTATGACCTCCGACGCCTGGGCCACCTATTACTGCACCCAGGCCATGGCCGAGCTCCCGGCCGACAGCCGCGGCACGGCCGGCAGGCCGAGTTCCGCGTGGGTGTGGAGCACCGCCCACGCGGACGGCGGGTTCGCGATGACGCCCGGTCAGGCGTCCGACGTCTGGGCCACCTACTACGCCGTACGGACTCTGGTGGAGATCTACGACGAGCGGCCGCCGGAGGCGCTGTTCGACTGGCTCGCGGCGCTGCAGGCCAAGGACGGCGGGCTGGCGTGGAGCCCGGCCCATGCGAAGAACGGCGCGTCCGACGTGCGGGCCTGCTACTACGCCGTCACCGCGTGGAGCACCGCCACCGGCGGGCGCGGTGCGCTGCCGTGGGACCGTGAGCGGCTCGTGGACTGGCTCAGGGGCCGGCAGAGCGCGGCCGGCGGATTCACCTTCCAGGCGGGCGACGAGACCGACTGCCTGTGGGCGACGTTCCGGGCCACCGGTGCGCTGGCCCGCCTGGGCGGGGGCCCGCGGGACCCGGAGGGCTGCGTCGCCTGGATCCGGGAACGGCTGCACCCGGAGGGGTCGTTCACCCGGTGGCCGGGGTATCCCGTGCCGGATGTGTGGGCCGCGTTCTGTGCCGTGGGATCCCTGCGGGAACTCGGCGCCGGTCTCGGCGACGTGGCCGACGGGGTGGTCCGCACCGTGCTGTCCTTCCGGACCCGGCACGGCGGCTTCACCTATCGCGCACCCGAGTTCGCCTCGGACGTGCTGACCACCTCCGCGCATGTGCTGGCCGGCCGCTTCCCGGACGCCGGGGCGCGCGACGCCCTGCGGTGGATGGAGAGCTGCATGATGCCGAACGAGAACGGCATCATGTACATGCCCGGCCGGGGCAGTGAGGTGCGCTGCACCCTCTGGGCCCTGTCGGCCGGGGCGTTCCAGGGCGACGCGCCGGCCCGTGCGGCGGTCGCGGAGTGGCTCGCCGGCGCCATCCAGAACCCCGACGGCGGATTCGGCTACTGGGAGGGCCGCGCGTCGGACATGGTGTCGACGTGCGCGGCCGCGGAGATACTCCACGGCTCGGCGGGAGAGTCCGCCGCCACCTCCCGGCGGGGCATCGCCGCGTACCTGGCCTCGTGCGAGACCGCACCCGGCCGGTACGCCAACGTACCCGCCGGCCGGCCCACCCTGCGCGCCACCCTGCAAGGGCTCAGGGCGCTGCACCGGGTGGCGGGCGCCGACGGCACGCGCGTCGGCGACGCGCTCGCCCGGCACCGGGTCCGCGGCGGCGGATTCGCGAACGAGGGCAACCGGGTCCCCGATCTGCTGAGCACCTACGAAGCCACCCTCACGGCGGACGTGTTCGGCCTCGACTGGGACGCCGGTCATCTCACGCGGTTCCTGGACAGCGTGCGCACGGCCGGCGCCGGGTTCTCCTGGACGCCCCTGATGGCCACGAGCGGTGGCCCGCTCGCCGACTGCCTGGGCCGGCGGCTGGAGCTGCGCCTGTCCCCCGAGCGGCAGGCCCTGCCGCCCCTGGCCCTGTCGTGAAAGGCGCGGAATCTTGCCGACCATCGTGGTGACCAGCACCCCACTGACCCCCTCCGCACGGCTGCGGGCCGCGCTGCGCCTCACCCGGTGGCTGGCGGCGCATGGTTCGAAGGCCGCGCACGTCGTGGTCTCCTTCCGCACCGCGGAACCCATGGCGTACTTCTGCGGCGGGGTCCCGTTGACGTCCTACGCGGACGGCACGGACGAGGACGGGTCCGCCCGGTGGGCGTCCGTCGCGTGCCACATCCATCCCGACCGCGACCACACCTACCGGGCGGAGCTGGCCGAGGAGGTCGGGCAGGCACTCGGTCTCGACGAGAAGACCGCCCACCTGACGGTCCGCTTCGAACCCACCCAGCCCGACCGGGTGTTCTACCTGGAATCGGGGTCGCTGACGAGCGGCGGCCCGACCGCGGCCGACCGCGCCTGAGAGAAAGGTTCCCGACATGCCCACCACCGACCTCACCCAGATCCACGCCCGGGTCGTTGCCGTCCTGGAAAAGCGTTTCGGTGACGCCGCCCGCGCACTGGCCGCGGACGCGGACCTGTCCGACGCGCTGGACGGGTTCGACAGCCTGGCGGCACTCGAATACATCAGCGCCATCGAGGGAGAGTTCGGCATCGAGGTCGACTTCGTCGGCGACGACGTACGTCACTGGTTCAGCACCGTCGACCGGACCGCCACGTACGTGCGGGAGTGCGTCGAGGACCAGGCGGCATGAGCAGGGCGGCGGCCGGTGCGGAGCCCTCCTCCGCCGGGATCCGCGACGTGCGCCGCGACGAAATCCGCGGCGAAATCCGTGCCGAGATCCATGACGATATCCGTGACGAGATCCGCTTCGACACGTCCGGCAGTACCGGAGCCGCCCGTCGCTGGTTCCGGCACCCGCGCCAGATGGAACGCGAGGTGGAGCTGATCGGCGAACGTCTGGTGGGCCCGGTCGACCTCGTGATCAACTACGCGCCGCCGCGGCACCTGTTCGGTGCGCTGTTCGGCCAGTGGCTGCCGCGCATGGCACAGGTACGCGTCCACCAGGCATGGGCCGATCCGTTCGCGCCCCTGTCGGTGTCCCCGGCAGAGCGGGTCCTGGTCGTCTGCATCCCGATGGCCTGGGAGCTGCTGCGCCGCAGCTGGCCGACCCTGGGACGCGCGGGCTCGGTCGTCGCCCTGCACAGCTCGGCGGCCGCGCCGTCCGCGGCCCACGAACTGCTGCGGCGGGCCGCCCCGTTGCTCCGGGCCCACGAGATCCTGGGCTCGACCGAGACCGGTGGCATCGCCCACCGGCCGCTCGTCCCCGAGGGGGGCGACGGCGGCTGGGAGGCCTTCCCCGACGTGTCCTTCGTCCGCGACACCGGCGCGTGCGCGCACGGGGCGCAGGAGCTGGTGATCCGCGGCCCGCGTCTGGCCCGTCCGGAGCACGCGCGGCGACCGCCGGCCCAGTGGGCGACCGGCGACCTGGTGGAGTTCACCGGCCCCCGCGCCTTCCGGCTCGTCGGGCGCGGCAGCTCACTGCTCAAGGTCAACGGGCGGAGGCTCCATCTCGCCAGGGTCGAGGAGCGGCTGAACACCCGTCTGCCGCGCACGGATTGCGTCGCGCTGGCCCTGCCCGGCGACGCGCTCGCCGGGGAGGGATACGCGGTCTTCTGGTCCGGCCGCGGCGGCGGAACCGGCGTGGCGGACATCAGAGCGGCCCTGCGGGACTTCCCCGGTCCGTCGAAGATCGTGGAGCTGGCGGACATACCGAGGACCGCCACCGGAAAGCCCGATCGTCAGGCTCTGCTGGCCACGCTCCACCCGCCGTCCGCCGCCCCGCTTCCCTCTCCTCCTTCTCCTTCCCCTCCCTCCTCGTAACTCCGCAGAGGATTCAGTGTGTCCAGGTTGATCGTGGTGACCGGTGCGAGCGCCGGCATCGGCAAGGCCACGGCGAAGCGGTTCGCCGAGAACAAGGACAAGGTGCTGCTGGTCGCGCGGGGCGAGCAGCGGCTTCGCCGGGCGGTCGAGGAGCTCGCCGCGAGCGTGCCGGGAGCGGACGTCGAACC contains:
- a CDS encoding 3-deoxy-7-phosphoheptulonate synthase; its protein translation is MQILDTPAEDTTDSITDSISEELLPGDIGGHHRVRWTSTPDELLGELPLTRAAARSVGAGRVMTRRVLSGADDRLLVVVGPCSVHDVNAGLAYAKSLCELAGDLAEDLAVVMRVYVEKPRTTVGWTGLLCDPALDGTLDLDRGLRTSRTLMLEIAELGLPIATEWLTPAVPPYLADLISWGAIGARTVESQVHRQLASGLPMPVGMKNGSTGSLSVALDAIRSAAAPHAYLGLGRDGRPVTLRTSGNPHCHLVLRGASGRPNYHAENVREAARLLAATGLPAGLVIDASHGNSGKDHVRQAGVAREIGEQVAAGDTDIRGVMLEGFLIPGRQELGAGEPVFGQSVTDACMGWDATVDVLHDLAAAARRRRAVRTRTR
- a CDS encoding aldehyde dehydrogenase family protein, with the protein product MLDIPALGPTGPYRTRNRTTVPDASGSPALALASVPGLVVSHWIEQLRAHPPLPVTQTAAVLGKAAAVFESEEIAGDGLDAHERRVAALTGTPLPVVRACDALITDTLRDVGRAPSSARPTGCAPVGTTPFEAPSAGAAWCRTGDVFAVHAAGNSPGVHAMWLEALALGYRIVVRPSHRDPLTSFRLVTALRTAGVPPTQLVVAPCDHATADLIVERSDRALVYGGQDVVDKYRNRADVRLQGPGRSKLVVAADADRDTGLDIARTGALDHAGTACTATTGVLVERDPSGFAAELAAALGEVAAAHPLDDAAVLPCMPRSAAQQLTSAVLGRAGDAIVHLAPRAVPLGGEGSLTAVTPAVVELASARDPLLSYEMPFPCVWVAPFERAATDVLDGSLVLSLLTGDRELVAAATGLTGVSNVYVGRPTSWTHPDVPHDGFLGAFLMRAKGLAHGGPLTGRVGARGSSAIEE
- a CDS encoding acyl-CoA synthetase; amino-acid sequence: MSRAAAGAEPSSAGIRDVRRDEIRGEIRAEIHDDIRDEIRFDTSGSTGAARRWFRHPRQMEREVELIGERLVGPVDLVINYAPPRHLFGALFGQWLPRMAQVRVHQAWADPFAPLSVSPAERVLVVCIPMAWELLRRSWPTLGRAGSVVALHSSAAAPSAAHELLRRAAPLLRAHEILGSTETGGIAHRPLVPEGGDGGWEAFPDVSFVRDTGACAHGAQELVIRGPRLARPEHARRPPAQWATGDLVEFTGPRAFRLVGRGSSLLKVNGRRLHLARVEERLNTRLPRTDCVALALPGDALAGEGYAVFWSGRGGGTGVADIRAALRDFPGPSKIVELADIPRTATGKPDRQALLATLHPPSAAPLPSPPSPSPPSS
- a CDS encoding prenyltransferase/squalene oxidase repeat-containing protein gives rise to the protein MRYDTLLRSSGVVSGESDLWCTYAAVRTLGWLGRIEDLPAPETVAGFLASRQNSDGGFAWSAGMTSDAWATYYCTQAMAELPADSRGTAGRPSSAWVWSTAHADGGFAMTPGQASDVWATYYAVRTLVEIYDERPPEALFDWLAALQAKDGGLAWSPAHAKNGASDVRACYYAVTAWSTATGGRGALPWDRERLVDWLRGRQSAAGGFTFQAGDETDCLWATFRATGALARLGGGPRDPEGCVAWIRERLHPEGSFTRWPGYPVPDVWAAFCAVGSLRELGAGLGDVADGVVRTVLSFRTRHGGFTYRAPEFASDVLTTSAHVLAGRFPDAGARDALRWMESCMMPNENGIMYMPGRGSEVRCTLWALSAGAFQGDAPARAAVAEWLAGAIQNPDGGFGYWEGRASDMVSTCAAAEILHGSAGESAATSRRGIAAYLASCETAPGRYANVPAGRPTLRATLQGLRALHRVAGADGTRVGDALARHRVRGGGFANEGNRVPDLLSTYEATLTADVFGLDWDAGHLTRFLDSVRTAGAGFSWTPLMATSGGPLADCLGRRLELRLSPERQALPPLALS
- a CDS encoding phenylacetate--CoA ligase family protein, producing MKINSRTGLDYMERIRQEVTAGGHGGGSGEAFLTAKLAEVWQRAAGTSAYASLGAFSMRAFRDLPATSKDDLKARPLDYLRVPVGEGLKYYQTTGTTGIPTPTPRTARDMIANTVSVAEAWRTLLAGSGHRALILLPSDIVPVADLMVGVCEFLGVPHVKAYPYTTGISDWDRIVGLWEVFRPTVVFVAPGVLLQFSQIMKRRGLLDQLRRSVELLMLLGEVSTPELRAMAGQWWNARAYDASYGSTESGTLAACCARDRLHLLPRANYFEIAGEDGLAPAEAGREGRLVVTPLNNDARPLLRLDMGDEVSLTDGCPCGATTPVVTVHGRGSDGTGIKGSRVRTRDLEGIVYANGDVMGYLIEVDERGTWARLLLERDPGTDREAEPAKADLVQRRTDERLGFRWDEVRFVNRLPVTTKSGGSQKSWKRSNFRVVDEVVPA
- the meaB gene encoding methylmalonyl Co-A mutase-associated GTPase MeaB, which translates into the protein MAAIDLDTYVKGVLDGRRALVARAITLVESTRPQHRSLAQELLTQLLPHSGRARRIGISGVPGVGKSTFIDAFGTLLTSLGHRVAVLAVDPSSTRTGGSILGDKTRMERLAVDPAAFVRPSPSAGTLGGVAKATRESMVVMEAAGYDVILVETVGVGQSETAVADMVDSFLLLTLARTGDQLQGIKKGVLELADVIAVNKADGPHERDAKAAARELAGALRLMHGKEAFWTPPVLSCSARESTGLELVWERLEQHRALLDSAGRLTAKRRDQQVGWTWAMVRDELLGRLHADPAVREAAPDLERQVREGQLTATLAAERILAAFEGRTTPPSGA
- a CDS encoding acyl carrier protein; the encoded protein is MPTTDLTQIHARVVAVLEKRFGDAARALAADADLSDALDGFDSLAALEYISAIEGEFGIEVDFVGDDVRHWFSTVDRTATYVRECVEDQAA